A segment of the Streptomyces pactum genome:
GCGCGGCCCAGTTGACGGTCGTCGGCCGCCGGGCCCGCCGTACGGCCGTCGGCGCCCGGATCGGCTCGGTGGCGCACGGCGTGCTGCACCACGCGGACTGCCCGGTGGCGGTGGTTCCGCACACGTGACGGACCGGTACACGGGCCGGTACGGCGCTCAGTCCGCCGTCGGCTGCAGGGTCTGTCGGGCCTTGGGCAGGACGTGCTCGACGTAGTCGGCGACGGCCGTGTCGAGGCCGATGTCGTGCTGGGCCCGCTCGGACAGGTACCAGCGGTGCTCCAGCAGCTCGTGGTAGATCTCGGCCGGGTCCATCGCGCCGCGCAGTTCCACCGGCACCGCGCGCACGGTGGGCCGGAAGACCTCGCGCACCCAGCGGTGGGCGAGGACCTCCGGGCGGGCGCCCAGGGGGTCGCCCGGGGCGTAGTCGTCCTGGGTGGCCATCCAGCTCTCCAGGTCGTTCAGCAGCCGCCTGGCCTGGTTCTCCTCGGCGTCCAGGCCCGTCAGGCGCAGCAGTTGGCGCTGGTGGTGGCCGGCGTCGACGACCTTGGGCACGAAGGTGACCGTGTCGCCGTTGGAGGCGTGCTCGATCTGCATCTCGGCCACGTCGAAGCCGAGGTCGTTGAGCCGCCGGATCCGGCGTTCGATGTAGTGGTACTTGCCCGCCGGGTAGACGGAGGTGCGGGTCAGCTCCTCCCACAGGCTCCGGTAGCGGGCGCAGATCTCCGTGCCGAAGTCGATCGGGTCGACGGACGGGTGCAGCGCCCCCGACGCCTCCAGGTCGAGCAGCTCGCCGCTGATGTTCACCCGGGCGAGGTCGAGGTCGTAGTCGCGCTGCCCCTCGCTCAGCCGCGGATGCAGCTCGCCGGTCTCGGCGTCCACCAGGTACGCGGCGTAGGCGCCCGCGTCCCGCCGGAAGAGCGTGTTGGACAGCGAGCAGTCGCCCCAGGCGAACCCGGCCAGGTGCAGCCGGACCAGCAGCACGGCCAGGGCGTCCATCAGACGGTGCATGGTCGCCGGGCGCAGCGTCGTCTCGAACATCGACCGGTACGGCAGCGAGCCGCCGAGGTGCCGTGTGACCAGCACCGGTTCCAGTGCCTCGCCGGCCGTGCCGGTGCGGCCGGTGACCACGGCCAGCGCGTCCACCGCGGGGATGGCGAGCCGGTCCAGGTCGCGCAGCAACTGGTACTCGCGCAGCGCGGGCCGTTCGGCCAGCTCCTTGACGGCGATCACCTCGTCCCCGGCCCGGGCGTAGCGGACGATGTGGCGGGAGATGCCGCGCGGCAGTGGCACGAGGTACTCCTCGGGCCACTCCTCCAGCGGCGTCTGCCACGGCAGTTCGAGCAGGAGCGCGGGGTGCTCCGGATTGGTGGCGCTGATCTGCAAGGCCATGCCCTGAACTTTAGAACGCCCGTTCCCGGGCCGGTCGCGCGGCCGCCTCACCGGGCCGTGGTGGACGGGTCCGTGCCCGGGGAGCAGGACGTCGGGCCTTCGCGCCCACCACCCTGGT
Coding sequences within it:
- a CDS encoding DUF4032 domain-containing protein, producing MALQISATNPEHPALLLELPWQTPLEEWPEEYLVPLPRGISRHIVRYARAGDEVIAVKELAERPALREYQLLRDLDRLAIPAVDALAVVTGRTGTAGEALEPVLVTRHLGGSLPYRSMFETTLRPATMHRLMDALAVLLVRLHLAGFAWGDCSLSNTLFRRDAGAYAAYLVDAETGELHPRLSEGQRDYDLDLARVNISGELLDLEASGALHPSVDPIDFGTEICARYRSLWEELTRTSVYPAGKYHYIERRIRRLNDLGFDVAEMQIEHASNGDTVTFVPKVVDAGHHQRQLLRLTGLDAEENQARRLLNDLESWMATQDDYAPGDPLGARPEVLAHRWVREVFRPTVRAVPVELRGAMDPAEIYHELLEHRWYLSERAQHDIGLDTAVADYVEHVLPKARQTLQPTAD